In the genome of Candidatus Binatia bacterium, the window GCGACTCGTGTGCGAGTGACGGTCCATTCGGCGCCTTGCTTTTGGTTTGCGAACCACGCTAGCTTCTTCTTGGCTGGTGCTGGCACAACAAGGGCCTGCCGGCTTCCGCAGGTTGCAACGGCGGCGTACCCAAGTGGCTAAGGGAGAGGTCTGCAAAACCTCCATGCAGCGGTTCGAATCCGCTCGCCGCCTTTCTCCTCCCCCGCCACTCCCCTTGCGGGTCAGAGCTTGCTAAGGACCGCTTCGGCACTCGATACGGTCAGCCCGGGCCCGGGCTCGACGAGCAGCTCTTTGACGACCCCGTCCCTTACGATCATTGCGTAGCGTTGCGACCGCAACCCCATGCCGAACCCGCTGGCGTCGAGCGTCAAGCCGAGGGCCCGCGTTAGATCGCCGTTGCCGTCGGCGAGCATTCGGACCTTGCCCCTGGCGCGATTTGCGTCGCCCCAGGCCCCCATGACGAAGGCGTCGTTCACCGCGAGGCACACGATTTCGTCAACCCCGCGGTCCCGTATGTCCGCCGCCTTTTCCACGAATCCGGGGAGATGCTTCATCGAGCATGTCGGCGTGAAAGCCCCCGGCACGGCGAAGACCACGACGGTCTTGCCCTTGAACACGTCCCCCAGGGTCACATCCTGAGGGCCACCCGCGCCCATTTCCTTGAGCGTAACGTTCAGTGGAAGGCTGTCGCCGGCCTTTATCGCCATGATGCGTCCTCCTGGTTGTCGATTGTTGGCGACGCTTCGCGAGCGTCTCCCATCGTCTACAGGAGCCCCTGTCCGTCTTCAACCGCACCCGCCGGCAATCTCTCGCGGGACGTTCGCCGATGTTCGCCGCCACCGAGTCTGAGCTGGCCGGCGTTGCGGGCCTTCCAGGCAGAGCGAAGCGAGGTGGCATTGGGCACCAGGTGCGCGGACGCTCACCGCCGACTTCCGTCACGCCCTCTGTGCTGCTGAGTAGATGTCTCCGTGCATCGCCCACGACGACGGGTTCACCGAATATTTACGGTGCCACCGCGTGTGGACCCTCTGCACCCACGTTCGACTCGGCGCGTGTGGCCTCCGAGTGAGGCGGATAGCCCGCATAAAGCACCAAGTTGACGTAACACCCGAGTATCAGACGTTGCCAGCCCCCAGCCGCCGCACGAGAATCTCAGTCAGCCACCCGTATAGCCAAGCATCAGCCTGAGCTCGCGTCCTGCCTGTCCGGCCGCCGGATAATTGGTGCCTGGCTGGAATTTCCGGGAATTTCGTTAGCGGTAGGGCCCGTGGCGCGGGGCTTCGGCTTGGACGACCGTGACCCGGCGAACGCCGCGCTCGGGCTGTTCGACCATTTCCGCGTCGAGCTCGGCGTTCCAGCTCAGGCGGCGACAGGCGGAGCATTCCCGGACCGAGAAGGTGCCGTGCGGCTTGAAGGGGCCCCACCACGGGGCCAGCCAGCAGACCGCCAGCGGCTCGCCGCCGTCTTCGCGCACCAGGTGCAGCGGCGA includes:
- a CDS encoding peroxiredoxin, encoding MAIKAGDSLPLNVTLKEMGAGGPQDVTLGDVFKGKTVVVFAVPGAFTPTCSMKHLPGFVEKAADIRDRGVDEIVCLAVNDAFVMGAWGDANRARGKVRMLADGNGDLTRALGLTLDASGFGMGLRSQRYAMIVRDGVVKELLVEPGPGLTVSSAEAVLSKL